The Pseudomonas triclosanedens genome has a window encoding:
- a CDS encoding outer membrane protein transport protein gives MKTTWLKTTLALTIGAASAQAFANGIAINEQSASGAGTAYAGRASSALDASTIYGNPAGLSKLKRTEISGGLAVVDAKDDISQAHSSATGSNKGDSVPLAAVPFGYFATPLDDKVSVGLGIYVPYGIINDYEGGFQGRSHGSYSKVQVITVQPTISYKFNDVVSVGFGPTINRIDGKLENYLATTGVAGAKQDTKVSIKGDDTAVGYNVGVLVTPTDSTSLGMTYHSKVDYKLSGHTNISDSPLGMFDSRMNAKLDITLPESLDMSITQKLDDRWTVYGGTTWTRWSRLQEIEVRNSGAPLASFDTIGEELKWHDTWSAAIGTSYQFNDQWVLRTGFAYDPSPTTNEHRTVRIPVGDRKIFTLGAGYSPNADMTIDVAYAYLWESTTSVNQPDGKTFGPVNLQPAYSAKYDNSAHGLTAQMTYRF, from the coding sequence ATGAAAACAACATGGCTTAAGACCACGCTCGCACTGACCATTGGCGCCGCCTCTGCCCAGGCTTTCGCCAACGGCATCGCTATCAACGAGCAAAGCGCCAGCGGCGCCGGTACCGCCTATGCAGGCCGTGCCTCTTCCGCACTCGACGCCAGCACCATCTATGGCAACCCGGCAGGTCTGTCCAAGCTCAAGCGCACCGAAATCAGCGGCGGTCTCGCCGTAGTCGATGCCAAGGACGACATCAGCCAGGCCCACAGTAGCGCCACCGGCAGCAACAAGGGCGACTCCGTACCGCTGGCCGCCGTGCCGTTCGGCTACTTCGCCACCCCGCTGGACGACAAGGTCAGCGTCGGCCTGGGCATCTACGTGCCCTACGGCATCATCAACGACTATGAAGGTGGCTTCCAGGGCCGTTCCCACGGCTCCTACAGCAAGGTCCAGGTGATCACCGTCCAGCCGACCATCAGCTACAAGTTCAACGACGTGGTCTCGGTAGGCTTCGGCCCGACCATCAACCGCATCGACGGCAAGCTGGAAAACTACCTGGCCACCACCGGCGTGGCGGGCGCCAAGCAGGACACCAAGGTCAGCATCAAGGGTGATGACACCGCGGTCGGCTACAACGTCGGCGTGCTGGTCACCCCGACCGACAGCACCTCGCTGGGTATGACCTACCACTCCAAGGTCGACTACAAGCTGAGCGGCCACACCAACATTTCCGACTCGCCGCTGGGCATGTTCGACTCGCGCATGAACGCCAAGCTGGACATCACCCTGCCGGAATCCCTGGACATGTCCATCACCCAGAAGCTGGATGACCGCTGGACCGTCTACGGCGGCACCACCTGGACGCGCTGGAGCCGCCTGCAGGAAATCGAAGTTCGCAACAGCGGCGCGCCGCTGGCCAGCTTCGACACCATTGGCGAAGAGCTGAAATGGCATGACACCTGGTCCGCCGCCATCGGTACCTCCTACCAGTTCAACGACCAGTGGGTCCTGCGTACCGGTTTCGCCTACGACCCGTCGCCGACCACCAACGAGCACCGTACCGTGCGTATCCCGGTTGGCGATCGCAAGATCTTCACCCTGGGTGCCGGTTACTCGCCGAACGCCGACATGACCATCGACGTGGCCTACGCCTACCTGTGGGAAAGCACCACCAGCGTGAACCAGCCCGATGGCAAGACCTTCGGCCCGGTCAACCTGCAGCCGGCCTACAGCGCCAAGTACGACAACAGCGCCCACGGCCTGACCGCCCAGATGACCTATCGCTTCTGA
- a CDS encoding DUF2058 domain-containing protein: MSMSLRDQLLKAGLVSEKQAKQAGKQKQKQQRLEHKNQVQKDDSQRQAALQAQAEKQARDQELNRQQQEKAEKKARAAQIKQLIEGTRLPKLESDDYYNFVDAKKVKRIAVNDLIRDKLSRGSLAIVSYDGRYEIVPRDAALRIQERDERRVVLLNEPSGEPDEDDPYKDYVVPDDLMW; encoded by the coding sequence ATGAGCATGTCGTTACGTGACCAGTTGCTGAAAGCCGGGCTGGTCAGCGAGAAGCAGGCCAAGCAGGCCGGCAAGCAGAAGCAGAAGCAGCAGCGCCTGGAGCACAAGAACCAGGTGCAGAAGGATGACAGCCAGCGGCAGGCGGCCTTGCAGGCGCAGGCTGAAAAGCAGGCTCGCGATCAGGAACTGAACCGTCAGCAACAGGAAAAGGCCGAGAAAAAGGCCAGGGCGGCGCAGATCAAGCAGTTGATCGAAGGTACCCGCTTGCCGAAGCTGGAGTCCGACGATTACTACAACTTCGTCGATGCCAAGAAGGTCAAGCGCATCGCCGTCAACGATCTGATTCGCGACAAGCTCAGCCGCGGCAGCCTGGCCATCGTCAGCTACGACGGTCGTTACGAGATCGTGCCGCGCGACGCCGCGCTGCGCATCCAGGAGCGTGACGAGCGCCGGGTGGTCCTGCTCAATGAGCCGAGCGGCGAGCCGGACGAGGACGACCCGTACAAGGATTACGTGGTGCCCGACGACCTCATGTGGTGA
- a CDS encoding glutaredoxin family protein, producing the protein MSKATYYHAGCPVCVEAERALLPLLDSTLKVEVVHLGEQSPRIAEAKAAGVRSVPALVVDGQVLHLNFGAAIGDLQ; encoded by the coding sequence ATGAGCAAAGCCACCTACTACCACGCCGGCTGCCCTGTCTGCGTGGAAGCCGAACGCGCCCTGCTGCCGTTGCTCGATAGCACTCTGAAAGTCGAAGTGGTGCATCTGGGCGAACAATCGCCACGCATTGCCGAAGCCAAGGCGGCCGGCGTTCGCTCGGTTCCCGCGCTGGTCGTCGATGGCCAGGTGCTGCACCTGAACTTTGGCGCCGCGATCGGCGACCTGCAGTAA
- a CDS encoding MarR family winged helix-turn-helix transcriptional regulator, whose protein sequence is MTDTTLYDYLERLTSLMRAWAREQPLMADLQPIQFSALSYLARCNRYSNTPLGVTDFLGLTKGTVSQSLKALEAKGLIDKRPDPLDRRSVHLELTDEGRALVEALVPPAFLRRAEERMGERGAQLQVLLRELLSMIQREEDVPGFGLCRTCRFHQPGEDGALCGLTGEALAPADGDLICREHRDPDEQA, encoded by the coding sequence ATGACCGATACGACGCTGTACGACTACCTCGAACGCCTGACCAGCCTGATGCGCGCCTGGGCGAGGGAACAGCCGCTGATGGCCGATCTGCAGCCGATCCAGTTCAGCGCGTTGAGTTATCTGGCGCGCTGCAACCGCTATTCGAACACGCCGCTGGGTGTGACCGACTTCCTCGGTCTGACCAAGGGCACGGTGTCGCAGTCGCTCAAGGCGCTGGAGGCGAAAGGGTTGATCGATAAGCGCCCCGATCCACTGGACCGGCGCAGTGTCCATCTGGAATTGACGGATGAGGGGCGGGCGCTGGTTGAGGCGTTGGTGCCGCCGGCTTTCCTGCGTCGTGCCGAGGAGCGCATGGGCGAGCGAGGCGCGCAGTTGCAGGTATTGCTGCGCGAGCTGTTGAGCATGATCCAGCGCGAGGAAGATGTACCGGGGTTCGGGCTGTGCCGGACCTGCCGGTTCCATCAGCCCGGAGAAGACGGCGCGCTCTGCGGGCTGACGGGCGAGGCGCTGGCGCCAGCGGATGGAGATCTGATCTGCCGGGAACATCGCGATCCCGACGAGCAGGCATGA
- a CDS encoding tetratricopeptide repeat protein — protein MPANIRRTLIVGTLLCLWVASPAQAATLEATPCAIVDQWSDLYGDELVAAANAGHATAQYSLGLEYDSGSDEFEQSYELAAQWYRKAAEQGHACAQYNLGNAYDSGDGVEQDPVKAVYWYQKAVDQGDKDAEYNLAIMYENGTGVTRSYKKAFALYRKSAEQGDADAQFAVAESYAKGRGVAKNPAQARIWYQRAADQGHEEAEERLSEMPELPPSI, from the coding sequence ATGCCCGCCAACATCCGCCGCACCCTGATCGTAGGCACACTGCTGTGCCTGTGGGTCGCTTCACCGGCCCAGGCCGCTACGCTCGAAGCCACCCCCTGCGCCATCGTGGATCAGTGGTCCGACCTGTACGGCGACGAGCTGGTGGCCGCGGCTAACGCCGGCCATGCCACCGCCCAGTACAGCCTCGGCCTGGAATACGACTCCGGCAGCGACGAGTTCGAACAGAGCTACGAGCTGGCCGCACAGTGGTACCGCAAGGCCGCGGAACAGGGGCACGCCTGCGCCCAATACAACCTGGGCAACGCCTACGACAGCGGCGACGGCGTCGAACAGGACCCGGTAAAGGCCGTGTACTGGTACCAGAAGGCCGTCGACCAGGGCGACAAGGACGCCGAGTACAACCTGGCGATCATGTACGAGAACGGAACCGGGGTGACTCGCAGCTACAAGAAGGCTTTCGCGCTGTATCGCAAGTCTGCCGAACAGGGCGACGCAGACGCGCAGTTCGCCGTGGCCGAAAGCTACGCCAAGGGCCGTGGCGTGGCGAAGAACCCCGCCCAGGCGCGCATTTGGTACCAACGGGCGGCGGACCAGGGGCATGAGGAAGCCGAGGAGCGACTCTCGGAAATGCCGGAACTGCCGCCCAGCATCTAA
- a CDS encoding sulfurtransferase, protein MTHARLLTPEQLAARLDDPNLVLLDCRFSLDDPAYGARSYQENHIPGAHYADLNQDLSSPVVPGVTGRHPLPDPQQLLERLRGWGLKAESEVVLYDDGPGAFAARAWWLLLWLGKSEGVYLLDGGLGAWRAAGLSLTTAETPQRLGDFQGEPDDSLLIDARQLRARLGEPDLPLIDARGLPRFRGEVEPIDPVAGHIPGAQCAAFTDNLGSDGRFLRPEHLHQRFASLLRGRPAEDLVAYCGSGVTACHNLFAMSLAGYPLGRLYAGSWSEWITDAERPVATGD, encoded by the coding sequence ATGACTCATGCCCGCCTGCTCACCCCCGAGCAACTGGCCGCCCGCCTCGATGACCCGAACCTCGTACTGCTCGACTGCCGCTTCTCACTCGATGACCCCGCCTACGGGGCACGCAGCTACCAGGAGAACCACATTCCCGGCGCACACTACGCCGACCTCAACCAGGACCTCTCCTCCCCCGTCGTTCCCGGCGTCACCGGGCGTCATCCGCTTCCCGATCCGCAGCAGTTGCTGGAGCGCCTGCGCGGCTGGGGCCTGAAGGCGGAAAGCGAAGTGGTGCTGTACGACGACGGCCCCGGAGCGTTCGCCGCCCGCGCCTGGTGGTTGCTGCTGTGGCTGGGCAAGAGCGAGGGCGTCTACCTGCTCGACGGCGGCCTCGGCGCCTGGCGGGCTGCCGGACTGAGCCTGACCACTGCCGAGACGCCGCAGCGCCTGGGCGACTTCCAAGGCGAGCCGGACGACAGCCTGCTGATCGACGCCCGCCAACTCCGCGCGCGACTCGGCGAGCCTGACCTGCCACTCATCGATGCCCGCGGCCTGCCACGCTTCCGTGGCGAAGTGGAGCCCATCGACCCGGTGGCCGGCCACATTCCCGGAGCCCAGTGCGCGGCCTTCACCGACAACCTCGGCAGCGATGGCCGCTTCCTGCGCCCGGAGCACCTGCACCAGCGCTTCGCCAGCCTGCTGCGCGGGCGTCCGGCCGAAGACCTGGTGGCCTACTGCGGCTCCGGCGTCACCGCCTGCCACAACCTGTTCGCCATGAGCCTCGCCGGCTATCCGCTGGGCCGCCTGTACGCCGGGTCCTGGAGCGAATGGATCACCGATGCGGAGCGTCCTGTGGCCACCGGCGACTGA
- a CDS encoding lysophospholipid acyltransferase family protein yields the protein MLNLQSEPRKAGPLRVALVGVATVLITLGYSVRVLALGAIGRLRRSKVDGFTRDWSSRLLRLTGMRLSRHGEVPDFGDGRRYMILCTHSSFYDIPAIFVTMPGSIRMLAKKELFAVPVWGAAMRAAEFPSIDRHNRHQAMSDLAKAREMMESGIVLWAAPEGTRSKDGRLQPFKKGCFRLAQQTDAVIVPVAIRGIQQVLPAGGLNLNLGMPVEVHVGKPIDSTDYAEQGVDALMDEVRGRMLDLLEADAALGQATTREERSLA from the coding sequence ATGCTCAACCTGCAATCGGAACCGCGCAAGGCGGGCCCGCTCCGCGTCGCCCTGGTAGGCGTCGCGACCGTCCTGATTACCCTGGGCTACAGTGTTCGGGTGCTGGCGCTAGGGGCCATTGGCCGGCTGCGCCGCAGCAAGGTGGATGGCTTTACCCGTGACTGGTCGAGCCGGCTGCTGCGCCTGACCGGCATGCGTCTGAGCCGTCACGGCGAGGTGCCGGATTTCGGCGACGGCCGCCGTTACATGATCCTTTGCACTCATTCGAGTTTTTACGATATCCCGGCGATCTTCGTGACCATGCCCGGCTCGATCCGCATGCTGGCCAAGAAGGAGTTGTTCGCCGTACCGGTGTGGGGAGCGGCGATGCGTGCGGCGGAATTCCCGTCCATCGACCGGCACAACCGCCACCAGGCCATGAGCGACCTGGCAAAGGCCCGGGAAATGATGGAGAGCGGCATCGTGCTGTGGGCCGCGCCGGAAGGCACGCGTTCCAAGGATGGGCGTTTGCAGCCGTTCAAGAAGGGCTGCTTCCGCCTGGCCCAGCAGACTGACGCGGTAATCGTTCCGGTGGCGATCCGGGGTATTCAGCAGGTGTTGCCGGCCGGAGGGCTGAACCTCAACCTGGGGATGCCGGTAGAGGTGCATGTGGGCAAACCCATCGACTCGACCGACTACGCAGAGCAGGGCGTGGATGCTCTGATGGATGAGGTGCGCGGACGCATGCTCGACCTGCTGGAGGCCGACGCCGCGCTCGGCCAGGCGACCACCCGCGAGGAGCGGTCGCTGGCGTGA
- a CDS encoding aspartyl/asparaginyl beta-hydroxylase domain-containing protein encodes MIKLIVFAILAIFLMAILYVHLRGKVRLPFLRQVVNHSAWFAPYNSLMYLNSSVPSKPYLDRERFPELDKLRDNWEMIREEAEKLFDEGYIRDALNNNEAGFGSFFKKGWTRFYLTWYDGPLPSAQQLCPKTVELVSSIPNVKGAMFTRLPPHSHLNKHRDPYAGSLRYHLGLATPNSDECRIFVDGQPYAWRDGQDVMFDETFVHWVKNETDESRLILFCDIERPLKSPLLTRINRSVSAFLGRATAPQNVEGERVGGINQAYSVLIRLGNAIGSKVKVFKRRYPKAYRIGRPILAVLLLVVILRWLFG; translated from the coding sequence ATGATCAAGCTCATCGTCTTCGCGATCCTTGCCATCTTCCTCATGGCCATCCTCTATGTACACCTGCGCGGCAAGGTTCGCCTGCCGTTCCTGCGCCAGGTCGTGAACCACTCCGCCTGGTTCGCTCCGTACAACTCGCTGATGTACCTGAACTCCAGCGTGCCGTCCAAGCCCTACCTGGACCGCGAGCGCTTCCCGGAACTGGACAAGCTGCGCGACAACTGGGAAATGATCCGCGAGGAAGCCGAGAAGCTGTTCGACGAAGGCTACATTCGCGACGCCCTGAACAACAACGAAGCCGGCTTCGGCTCCTTCTTCAAGAAGGGCTGGACGCGCTTCTACCTCACCTGGTACGACGGCCCCCTGCCCTCCGCCCAACAGCTCTGCCCCAAGACCGTCGAACTGGTCAGCAGCATTCCCAACGTCAAGGGCGCAATGTTCACCCGCCTGCCGCCGCACAGCCACCTGAACAAACACCGCGACCCCTACGCAGGTTCGCTGCGCTATCACCTGGGCCTGGCCACACCGAATTCGGACGAGTGCCGCATCTTCGTCGACGGCCAGCCCTATGCCTGGCGCGACGGCCAGGACGTGATGTTCGATGAAACCTTCGTGCACTGGGTGAAGAACGAAACCGACGAATCGCGCCTGATCCTCTTCTGCGACATCGAGCGTCCGCTCAAGTCGCCGCTGCTGACCCGCATCAACCGCAGCGTAAGCGCCTTCCTCGGCCGCGCCACCGCCCCGCAGAACGTCGAAGGCGAGCGCGTTGGCGGCATCAACCAGGCCTACTCGGTGCTGATCCGTCTCGGCAATGCCATAGGCAGCAAAGTGAAGGTGTTCAAGCGCCGCTATCCCAAGGCCTACCGTATCGGCCGCCCGATCCTGGCGGTACTGCTGCTGGTAGTGATTCTGCGCTGGCTGTTCGGCTGA
- a CDS encoding Rho-binding antiterminator: MAAYHPLQCDLHDYLEIACLHRYWLRIELRDGLTFDAQAFTTHTRRDADGQQEEYLEVRVDDASRELRLDRLHAVTPLETTAQFGRKVLYPLDGLTT; encoded by the coding sequence ATGGCTGCCTACCATCCACTGCAGTGCGATCTCCACGACTATCTGGAGATCGCCTGCCTCCACCGCTACTGGCTGCGCATCGAACTGCGCGACGGACTGACGTTCGACGCACAGGCATTCACCACCCACACCCGACGCGACGCCGATGGGCAACAGGAGGAATATCTGGAGGTTCGCGTGGACGACGCCAGCCGGGAACTCCGGCTGGATCGTCTGCATGCGGTCACGCCGCTGGAAACAACGGCGCAGTTCGGCAGGAAAGTGCTCTACCCGCTCGACGGCCTCACCACATGA
- a CDS encoding DUF2024 family protein, giving the protein MQVRVYDTHVRTQDGRYLHFDVLVEPADADQAPAYTLRWLEARGIRAQDIQQSRCDFCHSEFASPPVEEALRQQGYAIIELQGH; this is encoded by the coding sequence ATGCAGGTCCGCGTCTACGACACCCACGTGCGCACCCAGGACGGCCGCTACCTGCACTTCGACGTGCTGGTCGAGCCAGCCGATGCCGACCAGGCCCCGGCGTATACCCTGCGCTGGCTGGAAGCGCGCGGCATACGCGCCCAGGACATACAGCAGAGCCGTTGCGACTTCTGCCACAGCGAGTTCGCCTCGCCGCCGGTGGAGGAGGCGCTGCGCCAGCAGGGCTACGCCATCATCGAACTGCAAGGCCACTGA